GCGTCGTATCCATGATCGTGACGGTGCGTGTTTTTAACGCTTTTGAGGATTTCTTAAGTGCTGTTTTTTTCAATGTTTCTCAGGCGGCACGCTGCTCCAATCTGTGCAGGCACACCATGTGCCCCGATGCGTATGCTTTTCATGCGGAGAAGAAGATTTCAAGAGATAGAACCAATGAAGATCAGGGCGTGGCGGCTAGCCGCCAAACAACCTGCAGCGCAACCCCATCAGTTTTCTGGCTTCTTCTCGGGAGCAAGCAGTGCCTCGAGCGCCGCAACTTCGGGGGCGTCGGCGCGAATAAACGCCACGGGCACCCCTAAAGGCGCAGCAAACTCGTGCCAACCCGAACTGCGTATCAAGGTACCGGTTGAGGACTCAATCCAACCGCCGGCAGGCAGATAAACTCTGCCTTTTAGAGCCCCTTCTTTAATGACCGGGGCTACAATCACGTCACGCCCGAGCATGAACTGGTGGCGCAGCGCAAAGGTGTTGTGGTCAGCCGGGTAGTGCAAGAACAGCGGCCGCATTAGCGGCATACCGCTTGCAGCGGCTTCGGCCATCAGCTGCTTCATGAGCGGAGCAAGCCGCTGGTGCAGGCGGCCCAACGCGGCAAATTCGCCCGTGATACGTTCGTCGCTGTAGACCTGGTAGTTTTTCTCAGGGCGGTTGCCCTCGTGGTTGCGAAAGAACGGGGTAAAGACCGCCATTTCAGCCCAGCGAAGCAAGAGCTCGCGGCTGCGGTGGTAGTTTTTGAGCGGGTTGTTGATCGTCGTATAACCGCCGATGTCGCTGTGGTTGAGCGTCAGGCCCGAAACGCCGCCCGTAAGCATACCCGTAATTGCCGAAGCTAGCCCGTCGAATTCGTCGAAGGTCACAAGCTGATCGCCCGCCCAGAACAAAGTCGAATGCGCTGCTGAGCCGGTGAAGCCCGAACGCGTGAAGAACACGACTTCGCCCTCAAGCCCGCTTTCGCGAATCACCTCGCGGTTGAGACGCGCCCATTCGGTAGCGTAGCGATTATGCCAGGCTGCGCCGCGTTCGCCGTCGGCCATTTGCGAATCCCACGGCAGCCATTCGCCGAAATCAGCCATGTACCCCGCAAGGCCAGCCTGCAACATATTCTGTTTAATAATACCTTTGAGATACGTGCGTGCATTGGCATTGGCAAGATCAATCAAATAAGCAGGAAAACCCACGGTACGAATTTTGTACGGCTGCCCAAGGCGGTCGCGCACGAGAAATCCTCTCTGCTTCGCTTCTTCGAAGATCGGCCCCTCGTCTGCCAGAAACGGATTAACATAGCCGAGCACGCGAATGCCGCGCGCGCGCAGCGATGCTACCCACCCTCTAAAATT
The sequence above is a segment of the Turneriella parva DSM 21527 genome. Coding sequences within it:
- a CDS encoding alpha-glucosidase, whose protein sequence is MKSSGQSVGFRCVLFSALVAIPAGCFHEPVKLAPSFMRHMELKPIIVDTTQSEMRILDERQNRVLLRLSLSDAFLSLRRAEDMVRERMASYTMADTVKENCRLKQLASGKVEPEGILIEAHLNCSSGATAIADLTIRLVDGAPVMAIKARDHRFNRLQLVFQAEPDEHIFGGGEQFTHLDLRGKRLPMLTEEQGVGRGAQPITAGANITAGAGGSDVTTYAPVPFFFTSAYRSFDTVQNEYQVWNFGRSCYSVDIWQNELQLSFNTSGSYAALIEKYTARTGRMRPLPDWALGTILGVQGGKDKVEQVLNAALAAGNPVTAIWIQDWVGRRLTNFGSQLWWRWLPDEKAYPNFRGWVASLRARGIRVLGYVNPFLADEGPIFEEAKQRGFLVRDRLGQPYKIRTVGFPAYLIDLANANARTYLKGIIKQNMLQAGLAGYMADFGEWLPWDSQMADGERGAAWHNRYATEWARLNREVIRESGLEGEVVFFTRSGFTGSAAHSTLFWAGDQLVTFDEFDGLASAITGMLTGGVSGLTLNHSDIGGYTTINNPLKNYHRSRELLLRWAEMAVFTPFFRNHEGNRPEKNYQVYSDERITGEFAALGRLHQRLAPLMKQLMAEAAASGMPLMRPLFLHYPADHNTFALRHQFMLGRDVIVAPVIKEGALKGRVYLPAGGWIESSTGTLIRSSGWHEFAAPLGVPVAFIRADAPEVAALEALLAPEKKPEN